In Halopseudomonas xinjiangensis, a single genomic region encodes these proteins:
- a CDS encoding TatD family hydrolase, producing the protein MLVDSHCHLDRLDLTPHSGSLDVALDAARERGISKFLCIGVDAANAPVVKELAERYQDVYCSVGIHPLDLTADASTSLEWLLKTINHPRVVAIGETGLDYHYEPEMASQQRDSFRCHLQAARQTGKPVIIHTRTARTDTLDLLREADLPHAGVLHCFTEDWEMARAALDMGYYISLSGIVTFRNADALRDVARKVPTERLLVETDSPYLAPVPHRGKPNEPRFVREVAEFLAELRGVTLERLAESTTENFHRLFPLAAD; encoded by the coding sequence ATGCTTGTAGATTCCCACTGTCACCTCGACCGCCTCGATTTGACGCCGCATTCCGGCTCGCTGGACGTCGCCCTAGACGCAGCCCGTGAGCGCGGCATCAGCAAGTTTCTCTGTATCGGTGTAGACGCGGCCAACGCGCCGGTGGTTAAGGAATTGGCCGAGCGCTACCAGGACGTGTATTGCAGCGTTGGTATCCACCCGCTGGATCTGACCGCAGACGCCTCAACCAGTCTCGAGTGGCTGCTCAAGACGATCAATCATCCTCGGGTAGTGGCGATCGGTGAAACCGGTCTGGATTATCACTACGAACCGGAAATGGCCTCGCAGCAGCGTGACTCGTTTCGCTGCCATCTTCAGGCAGCCAGGCAAACCGGTAAGCCTGTGATCATCCACACTCGCACTGCGCGTACCGATACGCTGGACTTGCTGCGCGAGGCCGACCTGCCGCACGCTGGCGTCCTGCACTGCTTTACCGAAGACTGGGAAATGGCCCGGGCCGCGCTGGACATGGGCTATTACATCTCGTTGTCGGGCATCGTCACCTTCCGGAACGCCGATGCGCTGCGTGACGTAGCCCGCAAGGTGCCGACCGAGCGGTTGCTGGTCGAAACCGACTCGCCGTATCTTGCCCCTGTGCCGCATCGGGGCAAGCCCAACGAGCCCCGGTTCGTACGTGAAGTTGCCGAGTTTCTGGCCGAGCTTCGTGGCGTGACGCTGGAGCGGCTGGCGGAATCCACTACCGAAAACTTCCATCGCCTGTTTCCACTCGCGGCAGACTGA
- a CDS encoding aminotransferase class V-fold PLP-dependent enzyme — translation MHEDPRWKDEFPIDSEICYLNHAAVAPWPRRASDAVCAFALENRTQGARAYPRWSRLELALRGQLQRLLNAPSKTDIALVKNTSEALSFVAAGLDWQPGDEVLTSDEEFPSNRIPWEALAPQGVSLITVGLKGYDPEASIIAAMTPRTRLLTISSVQYASGLRMDLQRLGRACRERGILFCVDAIQSLGALPLDVQAIDCDFAMADGHKWLIGPEGLGVFYCRREARDRLQLTQFGWHMVEDMGNYDRLDWQPASSARRFEAGSPNTLAQHALSASLDLLLETGMEQVANALQERVGFLIEALRSRPGIRILSPTDESRRAGIVTFAVDGIDQRQLFESLKLEGVVCAQRGGGIRWSPHFYTPQVVLERALGILDQAIAETGD, via the coding sequence ATGCACGAAGATCCAAGATGGAAAGACGAATTCCCGATCGATAGCGAGATCTGCTATCTCAATCACGCGGCCGTAGCCCCCTGGCCGCGCCGTGCCAGTGACGCGGTATGCGCCTTTGCTCTGGAAAATCGGACCCAGGGGGCACGTGCCTATCCTCGCTGGAGTCGCCTGGAGCTGGCTTTGCGCGGCCAATTGCAGCGCTTGCTCAACGCGCCGTCGAAGACCGACATAGCTCTGGTGAAAAATACCTCCGAGGCACTGTCTTTCGTTGCGGCGGGTCTGGACTGGCAGCCGGGGGACGAGGTGTTGACCAGTGACGAAGAGTTTCCGTCCAACCGGATCCCGTGGGAGGCTTTGGCGCCCCAGGGGGTGTCCCTGATCACCGTCGGTCTCAAGGGTTACGACCCGGAAGCCTCGATCATAGCCGCCATGACGCCGCGAACTCGCTTGTTGACGATCAGCTCGGTGCAATATGCCAGTGGCTTGCGCATGGATCTGCAGCGCCTCGGACGAGCCTGTCGGGAGCGCGGCATCCTGTTTTGCGTAGATGCCATTCAGTCGCTGGGGGCCCTGCCCCTCGACGTACAGGCGATCGACTGCGACTTCGCAATGGCAGATGGACACAAATGGCTAATCGGACCAGAAGGCCTGGGCGTGTTCTATTGTCGCCGCGAAGCGCGCGACCGATTGCAGCTGACCCAGTTCGGCTGGCACATGGTCGAGGATATGGGCAATTACGACAGGCTGGACTGGCAGCCGGCGAGCAGTGCCAGACGCTTCGAGGCCGGCAGCCCGAATACGCTCGCCCAGCACGCACTGTCGGCGAGTCTCGATCTGTTGTTGGAAACCGGCATGGAACAGGTAGCCAACGCCCTGCAGGAGCGGGTTGGTTTTCTCATCGAAGCGTTGCGCTCGCGTCCGGGTATCAGAATCCTGAGTCCAACCGATGAAAGTCGGCGAGCCGGAATCGTGACCTTCGCGGTCGACGGTATCGATCAACGGCAGCTGTTCGAGTCGCTGAAGCTTGAGGGTGTAGTCTGTGCCCAACGCGGGGGTGGAATACGCTGGTCGCCCCACTTCTATACTCCTCAGGTCGTTCTGGAGCGGGCGCTGGGGATTCTGGACCAAGCGATTGCCGAGACGGGCGATTAA
- the tmk gene encoding dTMP kinase: MTGLFITFEGPEGAGKSTNLKIFAEALSEAGCQPLLTREPGGTPVAEQIRGVLLADHDEPVAADAELLLVFAARAQHLQALIRPALEHGRVVISDRFTDATYAYQGGGRGIDPQRIALLEDWVQGALRPDLVVVFDVPVEIGLERARARNALDRFEREPNAFFDAVRSTYLARAAADPARYRIVDASGALEDVRARMQPVIDEVLERWRA; this comes from the coding sequence GTGACCGGTTTGTTCATTACCTTCGAAGGTCCGGAAGGCGCAGGGAAGTCGACCAATCTGAAGATTTTCGCCGAGGCGCTCAGCGAAGCGGGTTGCCAACCCTTGCTGACCAGAGAGCCAGGCGGAACGCCCGTTGCCGAGCAAATCAGAGGCGTGTTGCTGGCGGACCACGATGAGCCTGTCGCCGCCGACGCAGAACTCTTGCTGGTTTTCGCCGCACGTGCACAGCATTTGCAAGCCCTGATCCGCCCAGCGCTCGAGCATGGGCGAGTCGTTATCAGTGATCGGTTCACAGACGCCACGTACGCTTACCAGGGCGGTGGTCGCGGGATAGATCCGCAACGCATTGCCTTGCTGGAAGACTGGGTACAAGGGGCGTTGCGCCCGGATCTGGTGGTGGTCTTCGACGTGCCGGTAGAAATCGGACTGGAAAGGGCTCGGGCGCGTAACGCGCTGGACCGGTTCGAACGCGAGCCGAACGCGTTTTTCGATGCTGTAAGAAGCACCTACCTGGCGCGCGCCGCAGCCGATCCGGCGCGCTATCGCATCGTCGATGCCAGCGGCGCTCTGGAAGACGTTCGGGCCCGGATGCAGCCGGTCATAGACGAAGTGCTGGAGCGTTGGCGTGCTTGA
- a CDS encoding PilZ domain-containing protein, protein MSNPTAPGPRNGILSLTIKDKSVLYAAYMPFVKHGGLFIPTNKSYRPGDEVFMLLNLMDEPEKIPVAGKVIWVTPKGAQGNRAAGIGVQFSDQDNTARSKIETYLAGALKSDRPTHTM, encoded by the coding sequence ATGAGCAACCCGACTGCGCCGGGGCCACGCAATGGCATCCTGTCGTTGACCATCAAGGACAAGTCCGTGCTGTACGCCGCCTACATGCCTTTCGTCAAGCATGGCGGTCTGTTCATCCCGACCAACAAGAGTTACCGGCCCGGCGATGAAGTGTTCATGCTGCTCAACCTCATGGACGAGCCGGAGAAGATACCGGTGGCCGGCAAGGTCATATGGGTCACGCCCAAGGGCGCGCAGGGTAACAGAGCGGCGGGCATCGGCGTGCAGTTCAGCGACCAGGACAACACGGCTCGTAGCAAGATCGAAACCTACCTGGCCGGGGCGCTCAAGTCGGACCGTCCAACGCATACGATGTAA
- the pabC gene encoding aminodeoxychorismate lyase: MIAEALQLRLVNGLPVEHVPADDRGLAYGDGLYETFRVSNGRVTLRELHFERLWRGAGRLKLELDQRLIESEVAEIARQMHEGVLKLTVTRGSGPRGYRFPDPQTPLRIIQTAPLPPVGISAGEAGVRLFCCQTRLAQQPLLAGIKHLNRLEQVLARSEWQDPAIPEGLMQDTDGNLVEGTMSNLFLRFADTWVTPDLSLCGVQGVMRDHLINALRGSGETVTVRHVRMEELGHSTEVFCCNSVFGVWPVVGAATCEWPIGAATRQAQALSMQALE; this comes from the coding sequence ACCGTGGCCTGGCATACGGTGATGGGCTCTACGAGACATTTCGCGTCAGCAATGGTCGCGTGACGCTGCGCGAGCTGCACTTCGAGCGGCTTTGGCGCGGCGCCGGGCGGTTAAAGCTCGAACTCGACCAGAGGCTTATCGAAAGCGAAGTGGCCGAAATTGCCAGGCAGATGCATGAAGGTGTGTTGAAGCTCACCGTAACGCGCGGATCCGGGCCGCGCGGTTATCGATTTCCCGACCCGCAAACGCCGCTTCGCATCATCCAGACCGCGCCCTTGCCTCCGGTCGGCATCAGCGCAGGCGAGGCCGGAGTCAGACTGTTCTGCTGCCAGACCCGTCTCGCTCAACAACCTCTTCTGGCCGGGATCAAGCACCTGAATCGGCTGGAACAGGTTTTAGCGCGTTCTGAGTGGCAGGATCCGGCGATCCCGGAGGGTCTGATGCAGGACACCGATGGGAACCTGGTTGAAGGCACCATGAGCAATCTGTTCCTGCGCTTTGCGGATACCTGGGTTACCCCGGATCTCTCATTGTGCGGCGTGCAGGGAGTAATGAGGGATCATCTGATCAACGCATTGCGCGGATCCGGAGAAACGGTAACAGTGCGTCACGTCAGAATGGAAGAGCTGGGGCACAGCACTGAAGTGTTTTGCTGCAACAGCGTGTTCGGGGTCTGGCCGGTGGTAGGCGCTGCAACGTGTGAGTGGCCCATCGGTGCCGCGACACGGCAGGCCCAGGCATTGTCAATGCAGGCTCTGGAGTGA
- a CDS encoding TetR/AcrR family transcriptional regulator, with amino-acid sequence MQKESRKVREFRRREQEILDTALRLFLEQGEDSVTVEMIADEVGIGKGTIYKHFKSKAEIYLRLMLDYERDLAELLHSETIERDEEALSREYFAFRMSDPDRYRLFDRLEEKVVKTNQLPEMVEELHQIRASNFNHLTGVIQERIDEGKLEDVPAYFHYCAAWALVHGAMAMYHSPFWREVIEDKEGYMQFLMDIGVRMGNRSKRKKDADNAGKGA; translated from the coding sequence ATGCAGAAAGAATCACGTAAAGTGCGCGAGTTCAGGCGCCGCGAGCAAGAGATCCTGGACACGGCCCTGCGTCTTTTTCTCGAGCAAGGCGAAGATAGCGTAACGGTCGAGATGATCGCGGACGAGGTCGGCATCGGTAAAGGCACGATCTACAAGCACTTCAAGTCCAAGGCGGAGATCTATCTGCGGCTGATGCTTGATTACGAGCGCGACCTCGCGGAGTTGTTGCATTCGGAAACTATCGAGCGGGACGAAGAAGCCTTGTCTCGTGAATATTTCGCTTTTCGCATGAGCGATCCGGATCGTTATCGCCTGTTCGATCGCCTGGAAGAGAAGGTGGTCAAGACCAACCAGTTGCCGGAAATGGTCGAAGAACTGCATCAGATTCGTGCCTCGAACTTCAATCACCTCACCGGAGTGATCCAGGAGCGGATCGACGAAGGCAAGCTGGAGGACGTACCCGCCTATTTTCACTACTGCGCGGCCTGGGCATTGGTTCACGGCGCCATGGCGATGTATCACTCGCCGTTCTGGCGAGAGGTCATCGAAGACAAGGAAGGCTACATGCAGTTTCTGATGGATATTGGGGTACGGATGGGTAATCGTTCCAAGCGCAAGAAAGACGCCGACAACGCAGGCAAAGGTGCTTGA
- a CDS encoding DNA polymerase III subunit delta', translated as MAQPRHAHAYLFGGPPGIGKRRFAEAFAAFLLCLSPRQGVACGDCRSCLLRQAGSHPDVLTVVPEEEGKAIRVDSVRQLGDFIAQTAQQGGRKIVLLHPAEAMNLNAANALLKSLEEPTRDTFLLLVSDQPSRLLATIRSRCLVQTLGMPSSADAVQWLAQLMPDLDLKQSEALLLMANGAPLRAADLAAMDALNMRAQVVDGVKALLKAQAGASQLAERWSKIPLELIIDWFHSWTLDLLRLSTGAVETALNADMDKVLGYMAQRLDHRAFMPWQAWLLDHRGMILGKANLNRVLLLETLLIQWKQLVERR; from the coding sequence GTGGCGCAGCCGCGCCACGCCCATGCCTACCTGTTTGGCGGCCCGCCCGGTATCGGCAAGCGGCGTTTTGCCGAGGCGTTCGCAGCCTTCCTGCTGTGTCTGAGTCCGCGTCAGGGCGTCGCATGTGGCGACTGTCGAAGCTGCCTGCTGCGGCAGGCGGGCAGTCACCCGGATGTACTGACCGTAGTGCCCGAAGAAGAGGGCAAGGCGATCCGCGTCGACTCGGTCCGCCAGCTAGGCGATTTCATAGCCCAGACTGCCCAGCAGGGCGGCCGTAAGATCGTCCTGCTGCACCCCGCCGAAGCGATGAACCTGAACGCAGCGAATGCGTTACTCAAATCACTGGAAGAGCCTACACGTGACACCTTCCTGTTGCTGGTGAGCGATCAGCCCAGCCGTCTGCTTGCGACTATTCGCAGCCGTTGTCTGGTCCAGACATTGGGGATGCCGTCTTCTGCCGATGCAGTGCAGTGGCTGGCGCAGTTGATGCCCGATCTCGATTTGAAGCAAAGTGAGGCGCTGCTGCTGATGGCCAACGGTGCTCCGCTGCGAGCGGCCGATCTGGCGGCGATGGATGCGCTGAACATGCGCGCTCAGGTGGTCGACGGCGTGAAGGCATTGCTGAAAGCGCAGGCAGGGGCTTCGCAGCTGGCTGAGCGCTGGTCGAAGATACCGCTCGAACTCATCATCGACTGGTTCCACAGCTGGACGCTCGATCTGCTCCGGCTGTCGACCGGGGCTGTAGAAACCGCGCTGAATGCCGATATGGACAAAGTGCTCGGTTACATGGCTCAGCGGCTTGATCATCGAGCGTTCATGCCATGGCAAGCCTGGCTTCTGGATCACCGAGGGATGATTCTTGGCAAGGCCAACCTGAATCGAGTGCTGTTACTCGAAACACTGCTGATACAGTGGAAACAATTGGTGGAAAGGCGTTAA
- the mltG gene encoding endolytic transglycosylase MltG, with translation MIVLLFVLAVGGYLVLASALNQPLRIDAPQTLDVTPGSTPGRVLASLEQRDVLSRSQWIRRYWQWKMPDAVLQVGEYPVEPGMNVQDLLALLQRGAVLQRSVTLVEGWTFKQFRSELARAERLEQTLAEDIPAEQVMGELGLGEEHPEGQFFPDTYLYTLGMSDRDVLIRAHRRMQEVLAEEWEKRDDGLPIDTPYEALILASIIERETGVPHERDEIAGVFVRRLRQGMRLQTDPTVIYGMGDQYEGRIGRANLRETTPYNTYMIDGLPPTPIAMPGREAIRAALNPASGSSLYFVARGDGSHVFSDTLDEHNAAVRHYQIEQRAKDYRSSPAPAERNAGDRP, from the coding sequence ATTATTGTTCTGCTTTTCGTTTTGGCGGTCGGCGGCTATCTGGTTTTAGCCTCTGCGCTGAATCAGCCGCTGCGTATCGACGCTCCGCAGACCCTCGACGTTACGCCGGGTAGTACGCCGGGACGGGTTCTGGCATCGCTCGAGCAACGGGACGTGCTGTCTCGCTCGCAATGGATTCGTCGTTATTGGCAGTGGAAGATGCCGGATGCGGTATTGCAGGTCGGCGAGTACCCCGTCGAGCCCGGCATGAACGTTCAGGATTTGCTTGCCCTCTTGCAACGCGGCGCTGTGTTGCAGCGAAGCGTGACCCTGGTAGAAGGCTGGACCTTCAAGCAGTTCCGCTCGGAGCTCGCTCGGGCTGAGCGCCTGGAACAGACCCTTGCGGAAGATATCCCGGCGGAGCAGGTCATGGGCGAGCTGGGGCTCGGCGAAGAGCATCCGGAAGGGCAGTTCTTCCCCGACACCTATCTGTACACCCTCGGCATGAGCGATCGGGATGTGCTGATACGAGCGCACCGGCGCATGCAGGAGGTATTGGCCGAAGAGTGGGAGAAGCGTGACGACGGCTTGCCTATCGACACACCGTACGAAGCGCTCATTCTTGCTTCGATCATCGAGCGTGAAACTGGCGTTCCGCACGAGCGGGACGAAATCGCCGGGGTCTTCGTCCGCCGGTTGCGGCAGGGGATGCGCCTGCAGACCGACCCGACAGTGATCTACGGCATGGGCGACCAATACGAGGGCCGCATCGGCCGAGCCAACCTGCGCGAAACGACGCCATACAACACCTATATGATCGATGGCTTGCCACCGACCCCCATCGCCATGCCCGGGCGCGAAGCCATTCGCGCGGCGCTCAATCCTGCCTCGGGATCGAGCCTGTATTTTGTCGCCCGCGGCGATGGTTCGCACGTGTTTTCCGACACGCTTGACGAGCACAACGCTGCCGTCCGGCATTATCAGATAGAGCAACGTGCCAAGGACTATCGATCGAGTCCTGCACCTGCCGAGCGAAATGCGGGAGATCGGCCGTGA
- a CDS encoding amidohydrolase family protein, protein MVLSLASGALQAREYRYTDAHLHYVDFFQNSEGMLPLLSQMDEHRIDAVMISGVAVAKKWHENEPRRPRYYAGDDAGAYWFTGTDAILAHALLDLPEQQRERFHPFLTGFNPNDKNSDEHIRRTIEMFPGLWKGIGEVFTRHDDLTALTHGDVPRANSEAMTRVYYLAAEFDMPVMVHSNITSKREREPLYLHEIEEPLRAHPKVRFIWAHAGTSAEIHRRQERLEFLHDTLDRMLATYSNLYIDLSWSMLDTYLLDEAGEADAEWVRLVERYPDRFMIGSDVVGRFDNLGKHLSRFDAFLDALEADVAVKVAQSNFLAVLPKRPVVAEEK, encoded by the coding sequence ATGGTTCTATCGCTCGCTTCCGGCGCGCTCCAGGCCCGCGAGTATCGCTACACCGACGCACACCTGCATTACGTCGATTTCTTTCAGAACAGCGAAGGCATGCTGCCTCTGCTCAGCCAGATGGATGAGCATCGCATCGATGCCGTGATGATTTCAGGCGTGGCCGTTGCGAAGAAATGGCATGAGAACGAGCCGCGTCGCCCGCGCTATTACGCCGGCGACGATGCAGGCGCCTACTGGTTTACCGGGACCGATGCGATTCTTGCCCATGCGTTGCTTGATCTACCGGAGCAGCAACGTGAACGGTTTCATCCTTTCCTCACCGGCTTCAACCCGAACGACAAGAACTCCGATGAGCACATCCGTCGAACGATCGAGATGTTCCCCGGCCTGTGGAAGGGGATCGGCGAGGTGTTCACCCGTCATGACGATCTCACCGCTCTGACGCATGGCGACGTGCCGCGCGCCAACAGCGAAGCCATGACGCGCGTCTATTATCTGGCCGCAGAATTCGACATGCCGGTCATGGTGCATAGCAACATCACCTCCAAGCGAGAACGTGAACCCCTGTATCTGCACGAGATCGAGGAGCCGCTACGCGCCCACCCTAAGGTTCGATTCATTTGGGCGCATGCTGGTACATCCGCTGAAATTCACCGTCGCCAGGAACGCCTGGAGTTTCTCCATGACACCCTGGATAGAATGCTCGCGACCTACTCCAACCTCTACATCGATCTATCCTGGAGCATGCTCGATACGTATTTGCTGGACGAAGCGGGTGAAGCGGACGCGGAATGGGTGCGGTTGGTCGAACGCTACCCTGACCGCTTCATGATCGGGTCGGACGTGGTAGGGCGGTTCGACAATCTAGGCAAGCATCTGTCGCGCTTCGATGCGTTTCTCGATGCGCTCGAAGCGGACGTAGCCGTGAAAGTTGCGCAGAGCAATTTTCTCGCAGTGCTGCCAAAGCGGCCGGTTGTAGCCGAGGAGAAGTAG